A single window of Deltaproteobacteria bacterium DNA harbors:
- a CDS encoding transposase produces the protein MASSTLSNWVKAYKAGKLGEVGKNYRPLTELEMELRNAKKELAEVRMERDILKNAAAYFAKESQRGAR, from the coding sequence TTGGCTTCGTCAACCCTAAGCAACTGGGTCAAGGCATATAAGGCAGGCAAACTTGGGGAAGTAGGCAAAAACTACAGACCGCTGACGGAATTAGAGATGGAATTAAGGAATGCGAAGAAAGAATTGGCAGAAGTAAGGATGGAGCGTGACATCTTAAAAAACGCGGCAGCGTACTTTGCGAAGGAGTCGCAGCGAGGTGCGCGATGA